One window of Corynebacterium doosanense CAU 212 = DSM 45436 genomic DNA carries:
- a CDS encoding transposase: MPVKYTPELKQRAIELVLHAQADPDTARGAVTRIAAELGVSKETLRVWVRTHKQSGVGTPAESVDLEAENRQLRAELAEAKRANDILKKASAFSRRSSTAHTSDRAIHRRQPCPVRGRAHHRCPGYHQREDSPEHVLRPQIPA; this comes from the coding sequence ATGCCCGTCAAGTACACCCCAGAGCTCAAGCAGCGCGCCATAGAACTCGTGCTCCACGCCCAAGCCGACCCTGACACGGCCCGGGGTGCGGTCACCCGCATCGCCGCCGAGCTCGGCGTGAGCAAGGAAACACTGCGCGTCTGGGTCCGCACCCACAAACAATCCGGTGTTGGCACCCCGGCCGAGTCGGTCGACCTGGAAGCAGAAAACCGCCAGCTGCGGGCTGAGCTCGCCGAAGCCAAACGCGCCAACGATATCCTGAAGAAGGCCTCAGCTTTTTCGCGGCGGAGCTCGACCGCCCACACAAGTGATCGTGCGATTCATCGACGACAACCGTGCCCAGTTCGGGGTCGAGCCCATCATCGGTGTCCTGGCTACCACCAGCGCGAAGATAGCCCTGAGCACGTATTACGCCCACAAATCCCGGCCTGA
- a CDS encoding peptidoglycan recognition protein family protein, which translates to MANAFTADIDLLTANDDGLAPAGRNIFTFHTFEGQDLSAEAMARYQLSPAAGGSYHGVIDAEGRTARENDDEYIPWAAMFTGNRAGWHWSLAGRASFTREQWLARPKQMEKCAIVLAAYAKEKGIPTVKRSHVEVRARQGGVCGHDDISKAWQESDHTDPGVNFPYDVVIARANEILSGGTAPTPAPERPQPAGEFTGNKYPSYLDGRELRFSEYLRFVDYKITRLYEAEFGTGADLGIKDGTFSAASVGEQYPSYVDASKSFTLDQYLRLIDIKATRLYEKQETANA; encoded by the coding sequence ATGGCAAACGCATTCACCGCCGACATCGACCTCCTCACCGCAAACGACGACGGCCTCGCCCCCGCTGGCCGCAACATCTTCACCTTCCACACCTTCGAAGGCCAGGATCTCTCCGCTGAGGCCATGGCCCGCTATCAGCTCAGCCCGGCCGCCGGCGGCTCGTATCACGGCGTCATCGATGCCGAAGGCCGTACGGCCCGCGAGAACGATGACGAATACATCCCCTGGGCCGCCATGTTCACCGGCAACCGCGCCGGGTGGCACTGGTCGCTGGCTGGCCGAGCATCCTTCACCCGCGAGCAGTGGCTCGCCCGCCCGAAGCAGATGGAGAAGTGCGCGATCGTCCTCGCCGCCTACGCCAAGGAGAAGGGAATTCCCACGGTCAAGCGAAGCCACGTCGAGGTGCGCGCCCGTCAGGGCGGCGTCTGTGGCCACGACGACATCTCAAAGGCGTGGCAGGAATCCGATCACACGGACCCGGGCGTGAATTTCCCCTACGACGTGGTCATCGCCCGGGCGAACGAGATCCTGTCCGGCGGCACCGCCCCGACCCCTGCGCCGGAGCGGCCGCAGCCCGCCGGTGAGTTCACCGGCAACAAATACCCGTCCTACCTCGACGGGCGCGAACTGCGGTTCTCGGAGTACCTCCGCTTCGTGGACTACAAGATCACTCGCCTCTATGAGGCAGAGTTCGGTACGGGCGCTGACCTTGGGATCAAGGACGGAACGTTCTCTGCGGCGTCGGTGGGCGAGCAGTACCCGTCCTACGTCGACGCCTCCAAGAGCTTCACCCTTGACCAGTACCTCCGCCTGATCGACATCAAGGCCACCCGGCTCTACGAGAAGCAGGAGACCGCCAATGCCTAA
- a CDS encoding cytochrome c biogenesis CcdA family protein, with the protein MTVDVMAQLAIGQQFADAAATGPLMIGILAAAAAGLISFASPCVVPLVPGYMSYLASVVGGEVDYDAEGGTVVTKRQWAVAGAAGLFILGFTIVFVLATVTVFGAISMLTLNAETLMRIGGVITIVMGLAFMGMVPALQRDTRMAPKKWSTWLGAPLLGGVFALGWTPCLGPTLAAIISVSAGTEGMTAVRGVILIIGYCLGLGLPFLLMAFGSARAMRTVGWLRRHSRKIQMFGGVLMVAVGIALASGAWAYFINWVRQWTVEYGATLI; encoded by the coding sequence TCGCCGACGCCGCGGCCACCGGGCCACTGATGATCGGCATCCTGGCTGCGGCAGCTGCAGGTCTGATCTCGTTCGCCTCCCCGTGCGTCGTACCCCTGGTACCCGGGTATATGTCGTATCTGGCCAGTGTGGTCGGCGGGGAGGTCGACTACGACGCCGAGGGGGGCACGGTGGTCACCAAACGCCAGTGGGCGGTAGCGGGTGCGGCCGGGTTGTTCATTCTCGGCTTCACCATCGTCTTTGTGCTGGCCACCGTCACCGTCTTTGGGGCGATCAGCATGCTCACGCTCAATGCTGAGACCCTCATGCGCATCGGAGGGGTGATCACCATCGTCATGGGTCTGGCGTTCATGGGGATGGTGCCTGCCCTGCAGCGCGACACCCGGATGGCCCCGAAGAAGTGGTCCACCTGGTTGGGTGCGCCACTGCTCGGCGGGGTCTTCGCCCTGGGGTGGACGCCGTGCCTGGGGCCCACCTTGGCGGCGATCATCTCGGTGTCCGCCGGCACCGAGGGGATGACCGCTGTGCGTGGGGTGATCCTGATCATCGGCTACTGCCTGGGCCTGGGTCTGCCGTTTCTTCTCATGGCCTTCGGCTCGGCCCGGGCGATGCGCACCGTGGGGTGGCTGCGCCGCCACTCCCGCAAGATCCAGATGTTCGGTGGGGTGCTCATGGTCGCCGTGGGCATTGCCCTGGCCAGCGGGGCGTGGGCGTATTTCATCAACTGGGTACGCCAGTGGACCGTGGAATACGGCGCCACCCTCATCTAA
- a CDS encoding Ig domain-containing protein, which translates to MNAQIDFMFEHPAPAGKHPYIQLFLNPLGMKLDNEFMNDLSTFIFDMCGAKLHDVEPHTVEYSRGWDDPRNVDEIVPGSELTSVWSPDLPPGLTLNPRTGELQGVLPAGPYTWTVHVGPQVKYDSLGGSGSPHEEGRWIGALEDRERAVPQPVDVAALTPAQREALLAQLQQTGTEEVG; encoded by the coding sequence GTGAACGCCCAGATCGATTTCATGTTCGAGCACCCCGCACCCGCGGGGAAGCACCCCTACATTCAGCTATTCCTCAACCCGCTCGGCATGAAGCTGGACAACGAGTTCATGAACGACCTCTCCACCTTCATCTTCGATATGTGTGGGGCAAAGCTGCACGACGTCGAACCGCACACCGTGGAGTACTCGCGCGGCTGGGATGATCCTCGCAACGTCGATGAGATTGTCCCGGGCTCGGAGCTGACGAGCGTGTGGTCGCCCGATCTGCCGCCCGGGCTGACGCTCAATCCGAGGACGGGGGAGCTGCAGGGCGTGCTGCCCGCTGGCCCGTACACCTGGACGGTGCATGTCGGCCCGCAGGTGAAGTACGACTCACTCGGCGGATCCGGCTCCCCTCATGAGGAGGGCCGGTGGATCGGGGCCCTGGAGGATCGGGAGCGCGCTGTGCCTCAGCCGGTCGACGTCGCGGCGCTTACGCCTGCGCAGCGTGAGGCGCTGCTCGCCCAGCTGCAGCAGACCGGGACCGAGGAGGTGGGCTAG
- a CDS encoding carbohydrate-binding protein, producing MTIRDDIQKLSEIDFVDLRGWMVNTETERRANAPALDVARAGVIEDMRKAGTIPDPAPEVKVTDKTKVTDFAEWVNPGTDHAKMYLFSKKVRKNGKVWESQVRGLNSWEPGAPGIDDRYWKDVTAQVITPPAPPADTATPAAPTLDGTQARPFPFAAGLALTVGQYVTDKGITYRVLQAHTSAAHWPPAAAVSMFQKI from the coding sequence ATGACCATTCGGGACGATATTCAAAAACTCTCGGAGATTGACTTCGTCGATCTGCGAGGGTGGATGGTGAACACCGAGACTGAGAGGCGCGCCAACGCCCCCGCTTTGGACGTTGCCCGGGCGGGGGTCATCGAGGATATGCGCAAGGCGGGCACGATCCCCGACCCCGCGCCGGAGGTGAAGGTCACCGACAAGACCAAGGTGACCGACTTCGCGGAGTGGGTCAACCCCGGCACGGATCACGCGAAGATGTATCTGTTCAGCAAGAAGGTGCGCAAGAACGGCAAGGTGTGGGAGTCGCAGGTGCGTGGCCTGAACTCCTGGGAGCCGGGAGCACCGGGGATCGACGACCGCTATTGGAAGGACGTAACGGCGCAGGTCATCACCCCACCCGCCCCGCCCGCCGACACAGCCACCCCAGCAGCACCCACCCTCGATGGCACGCAGGCGCGCCCGTTCCCGTTCGCCGCGGGGCTCGCGCTCACGGTGGGCCAGTACGTCACCGACAAGGGCATCACGTACCGGGTGCTCCAGGCGCACACCTCGGCTGCGCACTGGCCGCCTGCCGCCGCAGTATCCATGTTCCAGAAGATCTAG
- a CDS encoding IS3 family transposase has translation MRFIDDNRAQFGVEPIIGVLATTSAKIALSTYYAHKSRPESARSIRDKQITRALRRIFEDNYSCYGARKLWAEINREGTFGHVARCTVERLMAADGLAGIHRRKKKPSTRSADADQCPVDLVDRDFAVTAPNMLWVADITYIPTRVGWVYAAFVLDAYSREIVGWQVTNHLRASLARDALDMALSARLRDGEDVSGLIHHSDRGVQYRSITYGESLAESKVVASVGSRGDSYDNAMAEALNSVFKAELIDRRTWPALTDVIVATSKWIGWYNNRRLHSALAHRPPKEVHQEWQKCQAYAA, from the coding sequence GTGCGATTCATCGACGACAACCGTGCCCAGTTCGGGGTCGAGCCCATCATCGGTGTCCTGGCTACCACCAGCGCGAAGATAGCCCTGAGCACGTATTACGCCCACAAATCCCGGCCTGAATCAGCCCGGTCTATCCGGGACAAGCAGATCACCCGGGCGCTACGCCGCATCTTCGAGGACAACTACTCATGTTACGGTGCCCGGAAACTGTGGGCGGAGATCAACCGCGAAGGCACCTTCGGCCACGTTGCCCGCTGCACTGTCGAACGCCTCATGGCCGCCGACGGCCTGGCGGGTATCCACCGAAGGAAGAAAAAGCCCTCGACCCGCAGCGCGGACGCCGATCAGTGTCCGGTGGACCTGGTCGACCGGGACTTCGCTGTGACCGCGCCGAATATGTTGTGGGTCGCCGACATTACTTATATTCCCACTCGGGTCGGCTGGGTGTATGCGGCGTTTGTATTGGACGCCTACTCGCGTGAGATCGTCGGTTGGCAGGTGACGAATCATCTGCGTGCCTCGCTGGCGCGGGATGCGTTGGATATGGCTTTGTCGGCACGGCTTCGTGATGGTGAGGACGTTTCCGGGTTGATCCATCACAGCGACCGTGGAGTGCAGTACCGCTCCATTACCTACGGCGAGTCATTGGCGGAGTCGAAGGTCGTGGCCTCGGTCGGATCCCGCGGCGACTCCTATGACAACGCGATGGCCGAGGCGTTGAATTCGGTGTTCAAGGCCGAGCTGATCGACCGCAGGACGTGGCCGGCGCTGACAGATGTGATCGTGGCGACCTCGAAGTGGATCGGGTGGTACAACAATCGCCGACTGCACTCCGCATTGGCTCATCGCCCGCCGAAGGAAGTTCATCAGGAATGGCAGAAGTGTCAGGCCTACGCGGCCTGA
- a CDS encoding phage tail tape measure protein, whose translation MSGSTVWVPVLASMKGFVAEVNKGANTASKSAGQTLEKGLGAAGAAGGKSAADQLASAVESQTKKVVAARTREAGAASALQVEESKLEQLRQSGSATAGQIATAEARVESARSQQVAMQQRLSAAETDLNNVRNGGEARATSLVNAENKLTDAKLATERAALQISAAEQRAEDARAGSIAATNRAEAAETALSQARQEFGDDSREAQRAERELEQARKKADAAATSAVRAEGEVTKERRAGESTTDQLRAAELRHAAALEDVERASHQVADATDEVDGSMGGMGSTLKGMGGIFAGLGLAMGVEAMMGSADAISTMNSQLGLTGPAAAMAGDQVSSVMRSGLVSGTEEATQAVGSLISQFDNLGMNGEKTAGELSRNLLGFTQTFGVEAAEATQTVGQLVKNGLASDVTEGLDLMTAAFQRVPAEMRGELPEIINEYGTNFRALGFSGEEAFGMLVTQAENGKWALDKTGDALKEFSIRGSDMSKSSVDAFTSLGLSAEDMASKIAGGGAGAREALEMTAERLLGIEDPAERANTAIALFGTPLEDLSVDQIPAFLEGLSGAESSMEGFGGSSEALAQSIEQSLGGRLTMLKGTLMDLATGAFMTAWDVAAGFLGFIKEWQGPLTVAAVPLGALALGMLAFNIQTKIAAAGGIINAMKSLSGVLKITAAAQWLLNGAMWANPLMWIVAGIAAVVGGLYLFFTKTETGRQAWEKFTGFMSRAWEATVTGFKAGYENYIKPVFDWIAMAWEGLKALFSSGDYKTALRTALGDDNPFVLFLINTREAVETGFAWIQDKFTQLGTGIGQWYQTWVKPVFDAFKLGVDLLSQAITWWIQNITMPALALLGQAFNLVWSVFISPIFEFIKMGFSIVGAVITGIINGLIIPGWNFLGMMIQSVWVNIIQPVWGFISTAAGLLADILTGNFSNIGNRFSEMGGYLRDIVHGVIAVALDYFRGVVDMVGQAWNAFRDTVSNVVGIVRDKIGEMVSNIGEIPGKIQSLFAAAGSWLVNSGRAIINGLWEGMKGAWSSVKSWLSSNLSFSAVGSMIGLRSGGIVQMAEGGITRSYVDGGIDQLEAYANGGGRENHVAQIAPAGAWRIWAEDETGGEAYIPLAPGKRERSTAILDDVAGRFGYQLVDAATGAAYSGTYAGDLGPQKVAAFADGAVVGDEDLRTFAGGSDVGFGSPARSLEGAPYVWGGTNWGDCSGAMSAFANVASGRQAFGSRFATGNEASELSARGFTRGRGGEGDLRIGFLNGGPAGGHTAGTLPDGTNVEMGGGRGNGQIGGGAAGAWDSYFDTFFYMPVAPKFENVELDGLGDLTADPTTMPMTTYSTSTKSPSMSMATSASTATVDPRLADPASPQEATAYGADVAKSVFAGGMGSKSALQIGADAVFDFFGMGDSLTKKALTTPLDQLMPVPDWYGKPASNSGVATSGSDSARTSTAETHAAELHDAAVTTMTPAQMGADPQLQGLDNPDVLEMPKGPGTDWGQEFFAYEIARAAQARSLSAAGAKIGEAVALVESGDPMQMWANNAVPGSLGYKHDAVGSDYDSVGLFQQRDNGAWGTLDQRMDPYESAGLFFDAMLRKYPDWESKEPGAVAQGVQGSAYPDRYATKMARGEQLVTDTGLYDTGGYLPHRGLALNLSGKREPVLTDPQWTHVAGLINAVEELSVAADGGDWGYGALSELIGNEALAGDLVNMAASAGDTARLFGAAADELAIASAGGDWGYGALAEILGNDDLASQAVNSAADIGGANRALDSAVTSVLGPTGLGAETPGLQLVVNLDGQQILEDRIEAVEGKAEVSEKELRGIKRERRAPGTGVTLLA comes from the coding sequence ATGTCCGGCAGCACAGTCTGGGTCCCCGTCCTCGCCTCAATGAAAGGCTTCGTCGCCGAGGTCAACAAGGGCGCGAACACCGCCAGCAAGTCCGCCGGACAGACCCTGGAAAAAGGCCTCGGAGCAGCAGGCGCGGCAGGCGGAAAATCCGCCGCCGACCAGCTCGCCTCCGCGGTCGAATCCCAGACCAAGAAAGTCGTCGCCGCCCGCACCCGCGAGGCCGGCGCCGCCAGCGCACTACAGGTCGAGGAGTCCAAGCTCGAGCAGCTCCGGCAGTCCGGCTCAGCCACCGCCGGCCAGATCGCCACCGCCGAAGCCCGGGTCGAGTCCGCCCGCTCCCAGCAGGTCGCCATGCAGCAGCGCCTAAGCGCCGCCGAGACGGACCTCAACAACGTCCGCAACGGCGGCGAAGCCCGGGCAACCTCCCTGGTCAACGCTGAAAACAAACTTACCGACGCAAAACTCGCCACCGAACGCGCAGCCCTGCAGATATCCGCCGCCGAACAGCGCGCAGAAGACGCCCGCGCCGGGTCCATCGCGGCCACGAACCGCGCCGAAGCCGCAGAGACCGCACTGTCTCAAGCCCGCCAGGAATTCGGCGACGACTCCCGCGAGGCACAGCGAGCAGAACGTGAGCTAGAGCAGGCCCGCAAGAAGGCCGACGCCGCAGCAACCTCAGCCGTCCGCGCCGAGGGCGAAGTCACCAAAGAGCGCCGCGCCGGGGAGTCCACCACGGACCAGCTCCGCGCCGCGGAACTCCGCCACGCCGCAGCACTCGAAGACGTCGAGCGCGCCAGCCACCAAGTAGCAGACGCCACCGACGAGGTCGATGGCTCCATGGGCGGGATGGGCAGCACCCTCAAGGGCATGGGTGGGATCTTCGCCGGGCTCGGCCTCGCGATGGGTGTCGAAGCCATGATGGGGTCTGCCGACGCGATCTCCACGATGAACTCCCAGCTCGGCCTCACCGGCCCCGCGGCAGCGATGGCAGGTGACCAGGTCAGCAGTGTCATGCGATCCGGCCTGGTCTCCGGCACCGAGGAAGCCACCCAGGCAGTGGGTTCACTGATCTCCCAGTTCGACAACCTCGGCATGAACGGGGAGAAGACCGCGGGCGAGCTCTCCCGCAACCTCCTCGGCTTCACGCAGACCTTCGGGGTCGAAGCGGCCGAAGCCACGCAGACGGTCGGTCAGCTCGTGAAGAACGGCTTGGCCTCTGACGTCACCGAGGGCCTGGACCTCATGACCGCAGCTTTCCAGCGTGTCCCCGCTGAAATGCGGGGCGAGCTCCCGGAGATCATCAACGAGTACGGCACGAACTTCCGCGCGCTCGGATTCTCGGGTGAAGAGGCCTTCGGCATGCTCGTCACCCAGGCCGAGAACGGCAAGTGGGCTCTCGACAAAACCGGCGACGCCCTGAAGGAGTTCTCGATCCGAGGCTCCGACATGTCAAAGTCGTCGGTCGACGCCTTCACCTCTCTCGGGCTCTCCGCCGAGGACATGGCATCGAAGATCGCCGGAGGCGGCGCCGGTGCCCGCGAGGCGCTGGAGATGACCGCGGAGCGACTGCTCGGCATCGAGGACCCGGCAGAGCGGGCGAACACCGCCATCGCTCTGTTCGGCACCCCGCTGGAGGACCTCTCCGTCGATCAGATCCCCGCCTTCCTCGAAGGTCTCTCCGGGGCTGAATCGTCGATGGAGGGCTTCGGCGGATCCTCGGAGGCACTCGCACAGTCCATCGAGCAGTCTCTCGGTGGCCGCCTGACCATGCTCAAGGGCACGCTCATGGATCTCGCCACCGGCGCGTTCATGACCGCCTGGGACGTAGCCGCAGGATTCCTCGGCTTCATCAAGGAGTGGCAGGGTCCGCTCACCGTGGCAGCAGTTCCCCTCGGAGCGCTCGCCCTCGGCATGCTCGCCTTCAACATCCAGACCAAGATCGCAGCCGCCGGCGGAATCATCAACGCGATGAAGAGCCTCAGCGGGGTCCTCAAGATCACCGCCGCTGCACAGTGGCTGCTCAACGGCGCGATGTGGGCCAACCCGCTCATGTGGATCGTAGCCGGCATCGCCGCGGTCGTCGGCGGCCTCTACCTGTTCTTCACCAAGACCGAGACCGGCCGGCAGGCATGGGAGAAATTCACAGGCTTCATGTCTCGCGCTTGGGAAGCGACGGTCACCGGATTCAAAGCCGGCTACGAGAACTACATCAAACCCGTGTTCGACTGGATCGCCATGGCGTGGGAAGGCCTGAAAGCTCTGTTCAGCAGCGGCGATTACAAGACCGCGCTGCGCACTGCTCTCGGAGATGACAATCCCTTCGTGCTGTTCCTGATCAACACGAGGGAGGCCGTAGAGACCGGATTCGCTTGGATCCAGGACAAGTTCACCCAGCTCGGAACCGGCATCGGCCAGTGGTACCAGACCTGGGTAAAGCCGGTATTCGACGCCTTCAAGCTGGGTGTCGACCTCCTGTCGCAGGCCATCACCTGGTGGATCCAGAACATCACCATGCCCGCCCTGGCGCTCCTCGGCCAGGCGTTCAACCTCGTGTGGAGCGTGTTCATCTCGCCCATCTTCGAGTTCATCAAGATGGGCTTCTCCATCGTCGGAGCCGTCATCACCGGAATCATCAACGGGCTGATCATCCCCGGGTGGAACTTCCTGGGCATGATGATCCAGTCCGTCTGGGTGAACATCATCCAGCCGGTCTGGGGGTTCATCTCCACTGCCGCAGGCCTACTCGCCGACATACTGACCGGCAATTTCTCCAACATCGGTAACCGATTCTCCGAGATGGGTGGCTATCTTCGCGACATCGTGCACGGCGTCATCGCCGTCGCGCTGGACTACTTCCGCGGCGTGGTCGACATGGTCGGCCAGGCGTGGAACGCCTTCCGCGACACCGTGTCCAACGTCGTCGGAATCGTCCGCGACAAGATCGGGGAGATGGTCTCCAACATCGGAGAAATCCCGGGCAAGATCCAGTCCCTCTTCGCAGCCGCAGGATCGTGGCTGGTCAACTCCGGCCGCGCGATCATCAACGGCCTGTGGGAGGGAATGAAGGGAGCCTGGTCTAGCGTCAAGTCCTGGCTGTCGAGCAACCTGTCCTTCTCGGCAGTCGGCTCAATGATCGGGCTACGAAGCGGTGGCATCGTCCAGATGGCAGAGGGTGGCATCACCCGCTCCTACGTCGACGGAGGTATTGACCAGCTCGAGGCCTACGCCAACGGCGGCGGCCGCGAGAACCACGTCGCACAGATCGCCCCCGCGGGCGCCTGGCGAATCTGGGCCGAGGACGAGACCGGGGGAGAGGCATACATCCCGCTCGCCCCGGGCAAGCGGGAACGGTCGACAGCGATTCTCGACGACGTCGCTGGCCGCTTCGGCTACCAGCTCGTCGACGCCGCCACCGGTGCGGCCTACTCCGGCACCTACGCAGGGGACCTGGGCCCGCAGAAGGTGGCCGCGTTTGCTGACGGCGCTGTCGTCGGCGACGAGGACCTCCGCACTTTTGCGGGCGGATCCGACGTCGGCTTCGGCAGCCCGGCCCGCTCCCTGGAGGGCGCGCCCTACGTGTGGGGCGGGACGAACTGGGGCGACTGCTCCGGCGCCATGTCCGCCTTCGCGAATGTGGCCTCGGGCCGCCAGGCCTTCGGCTCACGCTTCGCGACCGGCAATGAAGCCTCCGAGCTCTCGGCCCGTGGATTCACTCGCGGCCGGGGCGGGGAGGGAGATCTCCGGATCGGCTTCCTCAACGGCGGCCCGGCCGGAGGACACACCGCCGGCACCCTGCCGGACGGCACAAACGTCGAGATGGGTGGTGGGCGAGGTAACGGTCAGATCGGCGGCGGTGCTGCCGGCGCCTGGGACTCGTACTTCGACACCTTCTTCTACATGCCGGTGGCGCCGAAGTTCGAGAACGTGGAGCTGGACGGGCTGGGGGATCTGACTGCTGATCCCACGACCATGCCCATGACGACCTACTCGACGTCGACGAAGTCACCGTCTATGTCGATGGCGACGTCAGCGTCTACGGCAACGGTTGACCCGCGACTGGCTGATCCTGCTTCCCCGCAGGAGGCTACGGCCTACGGTGCGGACGTGGCTAAGTCGGTCTTCGCCGGGGGGATGGGGTCGAAATCCGCTCTGCAGATCGGGGCGGACGCCGTATTCGATTTTTTCGGGATGGGCGACAGTCTCACGAAGAAGGCACTGACGACACCGCTCGATCAGCTGATGCCGGTCCCGGACTGGTACGGCAAGCCCGCGTCCAACTCGGGTGTGGCCACGAGCGGATCGGACAGCGCGCGCACGTCGACTGCGGAGACCCACGCGGCCGAGCTGCACGATGCGGCCGTGACAACGATGACCCCTGCGCAGATGGGCGCCGACCCACAGCTGCAGGGACTCGATAACCCCGACGTCTTGGAGATGCCCAAGGGGCCGGGCACGGACTGGGGCCAGGAGTTCTTCGCCTACGAGATCGCCCGGGCTGCGCAGGCCCGGTCACTCTCGGCTGCAGGGGCCAAGATCGGTGAAGCCGTCGCACTCGTCGAGTCGGGAGACCCGATGCAGATGTGGGCGAACAACGCCGTACCTGGCTCCCTCGGCTACAAGCACGACGCAGTGGGATCGGACTACGACAGTGTCGGCCTGTTCCAACAGCGTGACAACGGCGCGTGGGGAACCCTCGACCAGCGCATGGATCCCTACGAGTCGGCCGGCCTTTTCTTCGACGCCATGCTCCGGAAGTACCCGGACTGGGAGTCGAAGGAGCCCGGTGCCGTCGCCCAGGGTGTGCAGGGCAGCGCCTACCCGGACCGGTACGCCACCAAGATGGCCCGCGGCGAGCAGTTGGTCACGGACACTGGCCTGTACGACACCGGCGGCTACCTGCCTCACCGCGGCCTCGCGCTCAACCTGAGCGGCAAGCGGGAGCCCGTCCTCACGGATCCGCAGTGGACGCACGTCGCAGGCCTAATCAACGCCGTCGAAGAGCTTTCCGTCGCAGCCGATGGCGGCGACTGGGGCTACGGCGCGCTGAGCGAGCTCATCGGAAACGAAGCGCTCGCCGGCGACCTGGTCAACATGGCCGCCTCCGCCGGCGACACCGCCCGACTCTTCGGCGCAGCCGCCGACGAACTGGCGATCGCGTCCGCCGGTGGCGACTGGGGCTACGGCGCCCTGGCCGAGATCCTCGGAAACGACGACCTCGCCAGCCAGGCCGTCAACAGCGCCGCCGACATCGGCGGAGCCAACCGCGCCCTGGACTCCGCAGTCACCTCCGTCCTCGGCCCCACCGGCCTCGGAGCGGAAACCCCGGGCCTGCAGCTCGTCGTGAACCTCGACGGGCAGCAGATCCTCGAAGACCGCATCGAAGCCGTCGAAGGCAAGGCGGAAGTCAGCGAGAAGGAATTGCGCGGCATCAAGCGAGAACGCCGCGCGCCGGGCACGGGAGTCACCCTGCTCGCTTAA